A genomic stretch from Deinococcus cellulosilyticus NBRC 106333 = KACC 11606 includes:
- a CDS encoding starch-binding protein yields MKIQTRHTVAAALLTCSLLAGCNTQTSTPVSTSNQNPISDTVSRQALPMPNWKEQSIYFVLTDRFFNGNTSNDNGSNSKPGDAKDLSNPMGWHGGDLAGLKQKIESGFFNQMGFTAIWLTPVYLQVPPVMAKDGPNAGKWHAGYAGYWAEDFFNVDPHMGSLQDLKDLVTAAHAKGLYVIQDMVVNHAGYEAQMKFQKPHWFHSGTCSTWNDITCPLAGLPDFNQQNSEVRDYLNNSTRFWVDQTGIDAIRMDTMKHVYDDYWPQYFASGGPADASKVWTVGEVFDYSPDNLAKYMRLGSPSVFDFALQQAMVNSLGKRGSLDSVSGVLAQDSKYPDAARLTTFLDNHDKRRFMSEGIEVGVPENEMRERLDAATSLMYMLRGTPSIYYGTEIYMQGKGDPYNNPAGQTNREDMNFSAVSSSPLAARLTALNKARKDYKALTGGNYSELWKPNGGTNLLAFSRNLSGQPSVVVLVNGSDQTIDLAGLGGVPVGTALTAGSTLTEITGKSNNLSLNAQGRLIGSIPARSVLAVTSGGSNCTAVAFTPTPTNFKGSAADKSALLSWDQINDCHLTGLTLQYKQTSATSFGTPITLSKTSSSYTVSGLTNGLNYTFRLTARGSGGDKPVDTTVTPAVPAGINVYFKKPAAWNTPNVHFWNVTASPAIADSVWPGKPMNLYCASWYQYTFTAASNVNLLFVNSANTTQKTPDLIRNKSGWYDGNTGTWSDTQPATANPGSFTATAGNAQVTLNWTASPECVTGYRIFRKTSSQTTYPTTPLTTLASTVLGFNDTTAVNGTTYDYQIVAVNGTSQSTGLTVRTTPGVSTGLTVHFKKPATWGKANVHFWNVAASPAIANSTWPGVNMTLETGDWYKYTFTGGTSASLLFVDGNNTTVKTPDLTRNKEGWYDGNTGTWSDSKPSDDLTVHVKPPSTWTKVNIHFWNVTASPAIANSVWPGVTMTSEGNGWYRYTFSKASAANLLFVNGNNTTQKTADLTRNKEGWFDVAQNRWFDAQP; encoded by the coding sequence ATGAAAATTCAGACCCGGCACACCGTGGCCGCAGCACTGCTCACATGCAGTCTGCTTGCGGGCTGCAACACCCAGACTTCCACACCTGTTTCGACCTCCAACCAGAACCCCATCAGTGACACCGTTTCCAGACAGGCCCTTCCCATGCCCAACTGGAAAGAACAGAGCATCTACTTTGTGCTGACCGACCGCTTCTTCAACGGAAACACCAGCAACGACAATGGCAGCAACAGCAAACCCGGCGATGCAAAAGACCTCTCCAACCCCATGGGCTGGCACGGTGGAGACCTCGCAGGACTGAAACAGAAAATAGAGTCCGGGTTCTTCAACCAGATGGGCTTCACCGCAATCTGGCTCACTCCAGTCTACTTGCAGGTTCCCCCAGTCATGGCAAAAGACGGTCCCAATGCAGGAAAATGGCACGCTGGATACGCTGGATACTGGGCCGAAGACTTCTTCAACGTGGACCCTCACATGGGAAGTTTGCAGGACCTGAAAGATCTGGTGACGGCTGCCCACGCAAAAGGCCTGTACGTGATTCAGGACATGGTGGTCAACCACGCAGGTTACGAAGCCCAGATGAAATTTCAGAAACCCCACTGGTTCCACAGTGGCACGTGCAGCACCTGGAACGACATCACCTGCCCTCTGGCTGGACTGCCTGACTTCAACCAGCAGAACAGCGAAGTGCGCGATTACCTCAACAACTCCACCCGCTTCTGGGTGGACCAGACCGGAATTGATGCCATCCGCATGGACACCATGAAACACGTCTATGACGATTACTGGCCCCAGTACTTTGCCAGTGGGGGTCCCGCAGATGCCAGCAAAGTCTGGACGGTGGGCGAGGTCTTCGATTACAGCCCGGACAACCTTGCAAAATACATGAGGCTGGGAAGCCCCTCGGTGTTCGATTTTGCCCTGCAACAGGCCATGGTGAACTCTCTGGGTAAACGTGGATCGCTGGACAGCGTTTCAGGTGTGCTCGCCCAGGACAGCAAGTACCCCGATGCTGCCCGCCTCACCACCTTCCTGGACAACCACGACAAGCGTCGCTTCATGAGCGAGGGCATTGAAGTGGGTGTTCCAGAAAACGAAATGCGCGAACGTCTGGATGCTGCCACCAGTTTGATGTACATGCTGCGTGGGACACCGAGCATCTACTATGGCACCGAGATTTACATGCAAGGCAAAGGGGACCCCTACAACAACCCAGCGGGCCAGACCAATCGGGAAGACATGAATTTCTCAGCGGTCTCCTCTTCCCCACTCGCTGCCCGCCTGACGGCCCTCAATAAAGCCCGCAAAGATTACAAAGCCCTCACGGGTGGCAACTACAGCGAACTGTGGAAGCCCAACGGCGGCACCAACCTGCTGGCCTTCTCCCGCAACCTGTCTGGGCAACCCTCGGTGGTGGTGCTGGTCAACGGCAGCGATCAGACCATTGACCTCGCAGGTCTGGGAGGAGTGCCTGTTGGAACTGCGCTCACTGCAGGCAGCACCCTCACCGAAATCACTGGAAAGAGCAACAACCTGAGTCTGAACGCCCAGGGCAGACTGATCGGCAGCATTCCCGCTCGCAGCGTGCTGGCGGTGACTTCTGGAGGCTCCAACTGCACAGCTGTGGCCTTCACACCCACCCCAACCAACTTCAAAGGTTCTGCTGCAGACAAGAGCGCACTCCTGAGCTGGGACCAGATCAACGACTGCCACCTGACCGGACTGACCCTGCAATACAAACAGACGTCTGCCACCAGTTTTGGCACACCCATCACCCTGAGCAAAACCAGCAGCAGTTACACCGTGTCCGGCCTCACCAACGGGCTCAATTACACCTTCCGCCTGACGGCCAGGGGCTCAGGGGGAGACAAACCTGTAGACACCACCGTCACCCCTGCCGTTCCCGCAGGCATCAACGTGTACTTCAAGAAGCCTGCTGCATGGAACACCCCCAACGTGCACTTCTGGAACGTGACTGCCTCCCCTGCCATTGCAGACAGCGTGTGGCCCGGCAAACCCATGAACCTGTACTGTGCCAGCTGGTACCAGTACACCTTCACAGCTGCCAGCAATGTGAACCTGCTGTTCGTGAACAGTGCCAACACCACCCAGAAGACCCCCGATCTCATCCGCAACAAATCCGGCTGGTACGACGGCAACACAGGCACCTGGAGTGACACCCAGCCTGCCACTGCAAATCCTGGGTCCTTCACTGCCACTGCAGGCAACGCTCAGGTCACCCTGAATTGGACCGCAAGCCCAGAGTGCGTGACGGGGTACAGAATCTTCAGAAAAACGTCCAGCCAGACCACCTATCCCACCACACCCCTCACCACCCTTGCCAGCACAGTCCTGGGCTTCAATGACACCACAGCAGTCAATGGCACCACCTACGACTACCAGATTGTGGCTGTCAACGGCACCTCCCAGAGCACTGGACTGACCGTGCGGACCACCCCTGGTGTGTCCACAGGCCTCACCGTGCACTTCAAGAAACCTGCAACCTGGGGCAAAGCCAACGTGCACTTCTGGAATGTGGCCGCAAGCCCTGCCATTGCCAACAGCACCTGGCCTGGTGTGAACATGACCCTGGAAACTGGGGACTGGTACAAATACACCTTCACCGGAGGCACCTCTGCAAGCCTGCTCTTTGTGGACGGCAACAACACCACAGTGAAAACCCCCGACCTGACCCGCAACAAAGAAGGCTGGTACGACGGCAACACAGGCACCTGGTCCGACAGCAAACCCAGCGATGACCTGACCGTGCACGTGAAGCCCCCCTCCACCTGGACCAAAGTGAACATCCACTTCTGGAATGTGACCGCCTCCCCTGCCATTGCCAACAGCGTCTGGCCCGGCGTCACCATGACCAGTGAAGGCAACGGGTGGTACAGGTACACCTTCAGCAAAGCCAGTGCCGCCAACCTGCTCTTCGTGAACGGAAACAACACCACCCAGAAAACCGCTGACCTGACCCGCAACAAAGAAGGCTGGTTTGATGTGGCCCAGAACAGGTGGTTTGACGCACAACCCTGA
- a CDS encoding GGDEF domain-containing protein encodes MPPVLPSPPSSVFVQRFKKPLYQTVTLFAFLVCLLGAFFSRSHPQVYGWMAVLFLGSNLYLTFSKEPNIRLAERLNLLLGTLLCWYQIYTASFLNPVGLEGFFVMFAMTSLSVVAFSYHRALQVIAVQAGVGILAPWVTDLFFNVLTGREWLYIFSMEAIVLACVVLQTAVAWFKAQFDQEEARRLMLQEQASTDPLTGARNRRAMLEQLQAAQFEESCLVLLDIDHFKRINDQHGHNTGDDVLREMAVLLQAHVQDPHQVSRWGGEEFLVLLPQTPVSDGLRIAEQIRLDLERHDFPGVRQVTASLGVAAAQPAEPVRAWIHRADQALYQAKRGGRNQVKLAGETSELMVSGLQV; translated from the coding sequence ATGCCGCCCGTGTTGCCCAGCCCTCCCAGTTCTGTTTTTGTGCAGCGTTTCAAGAAACCGCTGTACCAGACCGTGACGCTTTTTGCGTTCCTGGTGTGCCTGCTGGGTGCTTTTTTTTCAAGGTCCCATCCGCAGGTGTATGGCTGGATGGCGGTGCTGTTTCTGGGTTCCAACCTGTACCTGACCTTCAGCAAGGAGCCCAACATCCGTCTTGCTGAGCGCCTGAACCTTCTCCTGGGAACATTGCTGTGCTGGTACCAGATTTACACCGCTTCCTTTCTGAACCCTGTGGGTCTGGAAGGGTTTTTTGTGATGTTTGCCATGACTTCGCTTTCGGTGGTGGCTTTCTCTTACCACCGTGCTTTGCAGGTGATTGCAGTGCAGGCTGGGGTGGGCATTCTGGCCCCCTGGGTGACAGATCTTTTTTTCAATGTGCTGACCGGCAGGGAGTGGCTTTACATCTTCAGCATGGAGGCCATTGTGCTGGCCTGTGTGGTTTTGCAGACCGCTGTGGCATGGTTCAAGGCCCAGTTTGATCAGGAGGAGGCCCGTCGCCTGATGCTGCAGGAGCAGGCCTCCACTGACCCCCTGACGGGTGCCCGCAACCGACGGGCCATGCTGGAGCAGTTGCAGGCCGCACAGTTTGAGGAGAGCTGCCTGGTTCTGCTGGACATTGATCATTTCAAGCGCATCAACGATCAGCATGGGCACAACACTGGAGACGATGTGCTCCGCGAAATGGCTGTGCTGTTGCAGGCCCATGTACAAGATCCCCACCAGGTTTCCAGATGGGGCGGAGAGGAGTTTCTGGTGCTGTTGCCCCAGACCCCGGTGTCAGACGGCCTGCGGATTGCAGAGCAGATCAGACTGGATCTGGAGCGGCATGACTTTCCAGGGGTGCGTCAGGTCACTGCCAGTCTGGGGGTCGCTGCTGCGCAACCTGCAGAGCCTGTGCGTGCCTGGA